The following coding sequences lie in one Leptospira selangorensis genomic window:
- a CDS encoding OmpA family protein yields the protein MTKKQNYYVTIKGKKYDRGLIELAEKATSGKKDGRISIADAKKLLNAVKDNNTYTDIEKKTMEYVRENFQFTTKADEWFRTEIRKWAAEKSSHTHTKSSPQEEYTSHDEAVSLMSSQHSEPYKGYIPTPSAGQTKKQNSIPVLVLSLIILGGFGVGIYYAFRNNGKKSVNHTEEVKESKPKQVAEEKKETSSSSEKGSIFGFFSQKHEPAIFSGKDAELASKIQSSPILFDKNDIKIPQSQRRILDFLTLLLKKHSDVKVVLIGHASSEGTEEVNLKVSQLRAEMVRDYLLGNGLETSRFILEAKGSQIVSSSEGKGQSQEKNRRVDIQIVK from the coding sequence ATGACTAAGAAGCAGAATTATTACGTCACTATAAAAGGCAAAAAATATGATCGAGGCCTGATCGAGTTAGCCGAGAAGGCAACCTCAGGTAAAAAAGACGGCCGTATTTCGATTGCGGATGCAAAAAAACTTCTCAATGCCGTTAAGGATAACAATACTTATACAGACATCGAAAAGAAAACGATGGAATATGTCCGTGAGAATTTTCAATTTACTACAAAAGCGGATGAGTGGTTTCGCACTGAAATTCGCAAATGGGCTGCTGAAAAATCTTCTCATACTCACACTAAATCTTCCCCACAAGAGGAATATACTTCTCACGATGAAGCGGTTAGTCTTATGAGTTCTCAACATTCTGAACCTTATAAAGGTTATATCCCGACTCCTTCTGCAGGACAGACGAAAAAACAAAATAGCATTCCTGTTCTGGTCCTGTCTCTCATCATTCTTGGTGGTTTCGGAGTGGGGATCTATTACGCATTCCGAAACAACGGAAAGAAATCCGTTAATCATACTGAAGAAGTTAAAGAAAGTAAACCTAAGCAAGTGGCGGAAGAGAAGAAGGAAACTTCTTCCTCTTCGGAAAAGGGAAGCATTTTTGGTTTCTTCTCTCAAAAACATGAACCTGCGATTTTTTCCGGAAAAGACGCTGAGCTTGCTTCTAAAATCCAATCTTCTCCGATTCTTTTCGATAAGAATGATATAAAAATTCCTCAATCACAAAGAAGGATCCTAGATTTCCTTACACTTCTTCTCAAAAAACATTCGGATGTTAAGGTAGTTTTGATTGGACATGCTTCTTCCGAAGGAACCGAAGAAGTGAATCTGAAAGTTTCCCAGCTTAGAGCCGAGATGGTTAGAGATTATTTATTGGGGAATGGTTTGGAAACTTCTCGTTTCATTCTGGAAGCGAAAGGTTCTCAAATAGTTTCTTCTTCCGAGGGGAAGGGGCAAAGTCAGGAAAAAAACAGACGAGTGGATATCCAAATCGTTAAGTGA
- a CDS encoding ArnT family glycosyltransferase, which produces MVWNSFFKKSLNGDRIFVSLLVLLNVFLLLPGSGGNALLTQGDEAMHIATIRESLASSSYLFPKFEGVLNLYKPPALFWLGIFSDNLFGVSFFAERFPSFLLFFGSSVLIYLGIRRAGGSPKLAFAISSAYTLTLGVFKFSRLVMMESLLTFFIILVSVTILEFRLSKNRIWLLVGGFFSGIAILIKGPVFQVYSGIILGSYSIIGIFLLHSNGGWAGKKRIGKELLSHIIFHFSSLIVPAIWILVLLSYSELGKEFLTIFLFTENLGKFSAATANQSEWIIPIGFLLYSFPFSLAVFFGFYSKLLQKPKSLREVVGSSYLWAILTICLVHLAPNRKDFYYLLPLIPLAFLGIGLFFIRKKEYQFSKLLSLNYFFCFGVSALVLAAMWGFEILLGQNIWAELLFTVFLLLIFIWRRRIRAQKSGVPSTTALNLILAAGLLSYIQFSILPRVNLSEVPENGPFTSAKQICIVSENPWTALTFRNALPGAEIIHSVPGADRNCVDGIRYLVFFQEQVPIPSGYQLLQTQTVWKRDVTLKELLSPTQGKEYVYFYEPSRNKNSELESR; this is translated from the coding sequence ATGGTTTGGAATTCGTTTTTTAAAAAAAGCTTAAATGGAGATAGAATATTCGTTTCTCTGCTCGTTTTGTTAAACGTATTCCTTCTTCTTCCTGGATCCGGAGGAAATGCTCTCTTAACCCAAGGGGATGAAGCGATGCATATCGCTACAATCCGAGAAAGTTTAGCCTCTTCTTCCTATCTTTTCCCTAAATTTGAAGGCGTTTTAAATCTCTACAAGCCGCCAGCACTGTTTTGGCTCGGAATTTTTTCGGATAACCTTTTTGGTGTCAGCTTTTTTGCGGAAAGATTTCCTTCCTTTTTACTCTTTTTCGGGTCCTCTGTTCTAATTTACTTAGGGATTAGAAGAGCAGGTGGGAGTCCTAAACTAGCCTTTGCAATTTCTTCTGCTTATACTTTGACTTTGGGAGTATTCAAATTCTCTCGTTTGGTGATGATGGAATCTTTACTGACCTTCTTCATTATCTTGGTCTCAGTCACTATTTTAGAATTCAGGCTCTCTAAAAATCGGATCTGGTTACTTGTAGGAGGCTTTTTCTCCGGAATTGCAATTCTAATCAAAGGTCCTGTATTCCAAGTGTATAGTGGGATCATTTTAGGATCTTATTCCATTATTGGAATATTCCTTCTTCACTCAAATGGGGGATGGGCAGGCAAAAAAAGAATAGGGAAGGAACTCCTCTCCCATATCATCTTCCATTTTTCTTCTTTGATCGTTCCAGCGATTTGGATACTGGTCCTTCTTTCGTATTCAGAATTAGGAAAAGAATTTCTAACGATCTTTTTATTCACGGAAAACCTCGGAAAATTCTCAGCAGCCACGGCTAATCAATCTGAATGGATTATCCCGATCGGATTTTTACTCTATAGTTTCCCTTTCAGCCTCGCTGTTTTCTTCGGATTCTATTCTAAATTATTACAGAAGCCAAAGTCCTTGAGAGAAGTTGTCGGGAGTTCCTACCTTTGGGCAATCCTTACTATCTGCTTGGTTCATTTGGCTCCGAATCGTAAGGATTTTTACTACCTTCTTCCTTTGATCCCCTTGGCTTTTTTGGGAATCGGATTATTCTTCATTCGGAAAAAGGAATATCAATTCTCGAAACTTCTATCTTTAAACTATTTCTTCTGTTTCGGGGTCAGCGCCTTGGTTTTGGCTGCGATGTGGGGTTTTGAAATTCTTCTGGGCCAAAATATCTGGGCGGAATTACTATTCACAGTATTCTTACTTTTGATCTTTATATGGAGGAGAAGGATCCGAGCGCAAAAGTCAGGAGTTCCTTCCACCACCGCATTGAATCTAATACTCGCGGCTGGTTTGCTCTCTTATATCCAATTTTCCATTCTCCCCAGAGTGAACCTAAGTGAGGTTCCGGAAAATGGACCATTCACCAGTGCGAAACAGATTTGTATAGTTTCAGAAAATCCTTGGACAGCACTTACTTTTAGAAATGCGCTTCCAGGTGCTGAGATCATTCACTCTGTTCCAGGTGCGGATCGAAATTGTGTGGATGGAATTAGATATTTGGTCTTCTTCCAGGAACAAGTCCCTATTCCGTCGGGGTATCAACTTCTACAGACACAAACTGTTTGGAAAAGAGATGTTACCCTGAAGGAACTCCTGAGCCCAACTCAGGGAAAAGAATACGTATACTTTTATGAGCCCTCTCGGAATAAGAATTCCGAATTGGAGAGTCGATGA
- a CDS encoding LIC_20245 family lipoprotein: protein MNQKRTFLILSILIVSLIGIFYLLFPGTSTTENSSYQGGLSEETLTRQENSLFEGGSFLDFSGHVEETVSGPIAVTEEPNSKPSRTKSYLESLSPEERAKLYDRLYEKFKPLTEKFPNNSLIPKKLSEEELAKKKENEDNYYRIQREILERKDVPKEEMSFYLNAKLKRSDDMLEILKYGMENYQKLVGENPKNANPEYEKLIKERLDGISKSREEVISAQKGN from the coding sequence ATGAATCAAAAAAGAACGTTTCTAATCTTATCCATACTAATCGTTTCCTTGATCGGGATTTTTTATCTGCTATTCCCGGGAACTTCTACAACAGAAAACTCAAGCTACCAAGGTGGACTTTCTGAGGAGACTCTAACTAGACAGGAAAATTCCTTATTCGAGGGAGGATCCTTTTTAGATTTTTCAGGACATGTAGAAGAGACAGTATCCGGACCGATCGCAGTTACGGAAGAACCTAATTCTAAACCTAGTAGAACAAAATCTTATCTAGAAAGTTTAAGTCCGGAAGAAAGAGCCAAATTATACGATCGACTTTACGAGAAGTTCAAACCTCTCACCGAAAAATTCCCAAACAATTCTCTTATCCCTAAAAAACTTTCCGAAGAAGAGTTAGCCAAGAAAAAAGAGAACGAAGATAATTATTATAGGATCCAAAGAGAAATTTTAGAAAGAAAGGATGTCCCTAAGGAAGAAATGTCCTTCTATCTAAATGCAAAATTAAAACGATCCGACGATATGTTAGAGATCCTGAAATATGGAATGGAGAATTACCAAAAATTAGTGGGAGAAAATCCAAAAAACGCCAATCCGGAATATGAGAAACTTATAAAGGAAAGATTGGATGGGATTTCTAAGAGTAGGGAAGAAGTGATCTCCGCTCAAAAAGGAAACTGA
- a CDS encoding sensor histidine kinase: MIEIEIVTTPRLTAFPVFLAFSRGYFEEEDVLVRVRALKSYEAVLAHLREGRAEAGEIPFTAWAHQQLKKTSPNWTFYRGVILSCLVHGFYSASYMEAESIRDSYHSFLPILHPYSLDRFVAEEFFRSENYHRRKPVPYLTTRPTLLAHEFIRAECLGAAASLQEYPFFGEKGYCLTVENEIPPYYLPTNMLAFTGRFASKFPEEANRVSRAIKKAMEDLANHVAYEGDSFVADWVGPCPWKPGELDGFYRRPVPELGKILSGMPALEDVRFVMEMYGKTFPGMDGGKKILENLAHSVADNPFPKFPSSIKQTNSKLYNSYYSNGKSKFGNIVKDISPLRSLVSEMKELALSLFLGRREVSLDTQLPKSPYLFIRSTVNAILDYLNQEIRDIEEKNKRLSEDNYLLETRLDISDLKRQTTEERYRYMFEFATDAMIIVNADTRMIVDANRRFREVSGYQTSEIKNIRLARVLPDILEQTELKSPGGKDQNMTFIPEAGLILKDGTKFSVGLSVTGFSAETKRFYQIQVNDNALILESEKIKHEFISNISHELRSPMTNIQGYFDLLFVDEQLPLNEDQKGMTDVIRKNVRRLNFLIDNLLQLEKKESQTSEEMYEIFDPSTVIEEVLYINSPSASESGLTVTTNLSENLKLKGVRFEFSQIITNFFVNAIKYTEKGGIDVSLKKTADKKLEVRFTDTGIGIDPKYKELIFERFFRIPDQRNRTVGGTGLGLSISRTLINKMGGEVIVEPNQKGGSIFKVILPLYSE; the protein is encoded by the coding sequence GTGATAGAAATAGAGATAGTCACAACCCCAAGGCTCACAGCTTTCCCGGTCTTCCTGGCTTTCAGCAGGGGATACTTTGAAGAAGAAGATGTACTCGTCAGAGTCAGAGCACTCAAAAGTTATGAGGCAGTACTTGCTCACTTGAGAGAAGGTAGGGCAGAAGCAGGAGAAATTCCTTTCACTGCATGGGCTCATCAGCAGCTCAAAAAAACTTCTCCTAATTGGACTTTTTATAGAGGGGTCATTTTATCTTGTTTGGTGCACGGGTTTTATTCAGCATCTTATATGGAAGCCGAGTCCATCCGAGACTCATATCATAGTTTTTTACCAATCTTACATCCTTATTCCTTAGATAGATTCGTAGCGGAGGAATTTTTTCGCTCCGAAAACTATCATCGCAGAAAACCTGTACCTTATCTTACCACAAGACCTACGTTACTCGCTCATGAGTTCATTCGTGCGGAGTGTTTAGGTGCTGCGGCTTCTCTCCAAGAGTATCCATTTTTTGGGGAGAAGGGTTACTGTCTCACGGTGGAAAATGAGATCCCTCCTTATTACTTACCTACGAATATGCTCGCATTCACAGGAAGATTCGCTTCTAAATTTCCGGAAGAAGCAAATAGAGTTTCCAGAGCGATTAAAAAGGCAATGGAAGACCTGGCTAATCATGTCGCTTACGAAGGAGATTCTTTTGTAGCGGATTGGGTAGGTCCTTGTCCTTGGAAGCCGGGAGAACTGGATGGATTTTATAGAAGGCCGGTCCCTGAGCTTGGAAAAATTTTATCCGGAATGCCTGCATTAGAAGATGTACGTTTCGTGATGGAAATGTACGGAAAAACTTTCCCAGGTATGGACGGTGGAAAGAAAATTTTAGAAAATCTGGCTCATTCAGTCGCGGATAATCCTTTTCCTAAATTTCCTTCTTCGATCAAACAAACAAATTCGAAACTTTATAATAGTTATTATTCAAATGGAAAATCCAAGTTCGGGAATATCGTAAAAGATATCTCTCCGCTCAGAAGTTTAGTTTCCGAGATGAAAGAATTGGCTCTTTCTCTCTTTTTAGGAAGAAGAGAAGTTTCATTGGATACACAACTTCCTAAAAGTCCTTACCTTTTCATACGTTCCACTGTGAATGCAATATTAGATTATTTGAATCAAGAGATCCGGGATATCGAAGAAAAGAACAAAAGGCTTTCTGAAGACAACTATCTATTGGAAACTAGGTTGGATATAAGCGATCTAAAACGCCAAACTACCGAAGAAAGATACCGTTATATGTTCGAGTTTGCGACTGACGCGATGATCATTGTAAATGCCGACACAAGAATGATCGTGGATGCAAACAGAAGATTCAGGGAAGTATCGGGATACCAAACTTCCGAGATCAAAAATATCAGACTTGCGAGAGTTCTTCCCGACATTCTAGAACAAACAGAATTGAAATCTCCCGGTGGAAAGGATCAAAACATGACCTTTATTCCGGAAGCAGGACTGATCCTAAAAGACGGTACAAAATTTTCAGTGGGCCTAAGTGTTACCGGTTTTAGCGCGGAAACCAAAAGATTTTATCAGATCCAAGTGAATGATAATGCATTAATTTTGGAATCAGAGAAGATCAAACATGAGTTTATATCCAATATATCTCATGAACTTAGATCTCCTATGACGAATATCCAAGGATATTTCGACCTTCTATTTGTGGATGAACAACTTCCTTTAAATGAAGATCAGAAGGGAATGACGGATGTGATCCGTAAAAATGTGAGAAGGCTGAACTTCTTAATAGATAACCTTCTACAATTGGAGAAAAAGGAATCTCAAACTTCAGAGGAGATGTACGAAATTTTCGATCCGTCAACCGTGATTGAAGAAGTTCTTTATATCAATTCTCCTTCTGCTTCCGAAAGCGGCCTGACAGTGACTACCAATCTTTCCGAAAATTTGAAATTGAAAGGGGTAAGATTCGAGTTCTCTCAGATCATCACGAATTTTTTTGTGAACGCGATAAAATATACTGAAAAAGGCGGGATCGATGTTTCTCTTAAAAAGACCGCGGATAAAAAACTAGAGGTTCGATTTACGGACACAGGGATAGGTATAGATCCTAAATATAAAGAACTGATCTTCGAAAGATTTTTTAGGATACCGGACCAAAGGAATAGAACTGTGGGCGGTACTGGACTCGGACTTTCTATTAGTCGGACCTTAATCAATAAGATGGGAGGAGAAGTCATCGTAGAGCCGAACCAAAAAGGTGGCAGCATTTTTAAGGTGATTTTACCTTTGTATTCTGAATGA
- a CDS encoding aconitate hydratase produces MAFDIDMIRARYEKLGNLVKKAREVVGRPLTLTEKILYSHLWEGTPSSNFERGKSYVDFAPDRVAMQDATAQMALLQFMSAGRSKVAVPSTVHCDHLITAKIGSSTDLATASTENKEVYDFLSSVSNKYGIGFWKPGAGIIHQVVLENYAFPGGMMIGTDSHTVNAGGLGMVAIGVGGADACDVMAGLPWELKWPKLIGVKLTGKLNGWTSAKDVILKVAGILTVKGGTGAIVEYFGEGASSLSCTGKGTIANMGAEIGATTSTFSYDESMERYLRSTNRAEIADLANGVKEHLTADPEVYANPDKFFDQVIEINLSELEPHLNGPFTPDLATPISKMKEEAQKNGWPTKVEVGLIGSCTNSSYEDIARAASLANQAAEKSLKPKAEFTITPGSELVRFTIERDGFIKVFEKIGAKVFANACGPCIGMWSRVGADKKEKNTIVHSFNRNFQSRNDGNPNTFAFVGSPELVTALAIAGDLTFDPNKDTLTNEKGEKVKLDPPNGDELPKKGFDVKDAGYQAPAADGSGVQVVVDPKSNRLQLLAPFTKWEGTDLKGLNLLIKVKGKCTTDHISMAGPWLKFRGHLDNISNNLLIGATNIFNEKINSVKNQLDGSYDEVPKVQRQYKAQGIGSIVIGDENYGEGSSREHAAMEPRFLGVRAVLVKSFARIHETNLKKQGMLALTFADKADYDKIKEDDKIDIIGLTGFKEGTPLTLVLNHKDGSKDEFQVNHTYNAQQIEWFKAGSALNLIGGKK; encoded by the coding sequence ATGGCATTTGATATAGATATGATTCGTGCCCGGTATGAAAAACTCGGGAACCTGGTTAAAAAAGCCAGAGAAGTGGTCGGCAGACCTCTCACTCTGACCGAAAAAATCCTTTATTCTCACCTTTGGGAAGGAACTCCTTCCTCCAATTTTGAAAGAGGAAAATCTTACGTTGATTTTGCACCGGACCGCGTTGCAATGCAGGACGCAACTGCGCAGATGGCCTTATTACAATTTATGTCCGCAGGTAGAAGTAAGGTAGCAGTTCCTTCCACCGTACACTGTGACCACTTGATCACAGCAAAAATCGGTTCCTCTACAGACTTAGCAACTGCCTCTACCGAAAACAAAGAAGTTTACGACTTTCTTTCTTCTGTTTCCAACAAATACGGGATTGGATTTTGGAAACCCGGAGCTGGAATCATCCACCAGGTAGTATTAGAAAATTATGCATTCCCTGGAGGAATGATGATCGGAACCGATTCTCACACTGTAAACGCAGGTGGATTGGGAATGGTGGCGATCGGGGTCGGTGGAGCCGATGCTTGCGACGTTATGGCCGGCCTTCCTTGGGAGCTCAAATGGCCGAAACTGATTGGAGTGAAACTCACCGGGAAGTTGAATGGTTGGACTTCTGCTAAAGACGTTATTTTAAAAGTAGCTGGAATTCTTACTGTAAAAGGTGGAACAGGCGCGATCGTAGAATACTTCGGTGAAGGAGCTTCTTCTCTTTCCTGTACAGGAAAAGGAACCATAGCCAATATGGGAGCCGAAATTGGAGCAACTACTTCTACATTCTCTTATGATGAGTCTATGGAAAGATATCTCCGTTCTACTAATAGAGCCGAGATCGCTGATTTAGCAAATGGAGTGAAGGAACACCTCACCGCAGACCCAGAAGTTTATGCAAATCCTGATAAATTTTTCGACCAAGTGATCGAGATCAATCTTTCCGAATTAGAACCACATTTGAACGGACCTTTCACTCCTGACTTAGCTACTCCTATTTCTAAAATGAAAGAAGAAGCTCAGAAGAATGGATGGCCGACTAAAGTAGAAGTAGGTTTGATCGGTTCTTGTACAAACTCTTCTTATGAGGATATCGCTCGCGCAGCTTCCCTTGCAAACCAGGCTGCAGAAAAATCCCTAAAACCTAAGGCAGAGTTTACGATCACTCCTGGTTCTGAGTTAGTTCGCTTTACGATAGAAAGAGATGGGTTTATTAAAGTTTTCGAAAAGATCGGAGCAAAAGTTTTTGCAAACGCTTGCGGCCCTTGTATCGGAATGTGGTCCAGGGTAGGAGCGGATAAGAAGGAGAAGAACACAATCGTTCACTCTTTCAATCGTAACTTCCAATCTAGGAACGACGGTAATCCGAACACTTTTGCATTTGTGGGTTCTCCGGAGCTTGTAACTGCGCTTGCGATTGCGGGAGATCTTACTTTCGATCCGAACAAAGACACTCTTACCAATGAAAAAGGGGAGAAGGTTAAATTGGATCCTCCGAATGGAGACGAGCTTCCTAAAAAAGGATTCGATGTAAAAGATGCCGGTTACCAAGCTCCTGCTGCTGATGGTTCCGGCGTGCAAGTAGTTGTAGATCCTAAGTCCAATCGTCTACAATTGCTCGCTCCATTCACTAAATGGGAAGGCACTGATCTAAAAGGATTGAACCTTCTTATCAAAGTAAAAGGAAAATGTACGACTGACCATATCTCTATGGCGGGTCCATGGTTGAAATTCAGAGGGCATTTGGATAATATTTCCAATAACCTTCTGATTGGAGCTACAAACATCTTCAACGAGAAGATCAATAGTGTGAAGAACCAATTGGACGGATCTTACGACGAGGTTCCTAAAGTTCAACGCCAGTACAAAGCACAAGGGATCGGTTCTATAGTAATCGGCGACGAAAACTATGGAGAAGGTTCTTCTAGAGAACATGCTGCTATGGAGCCAAGATTCTTGGGTGTAAGAGCGGTTCTTGTAAAATCATTTGCTCGTATCCACGAAACAAATTTGAAAAAGCAAGGGATGCTTGCTTTGACATTTGCGGATAAGGCGGACTACGATAAGATTAAAGAAGACGATAAGATCGATATTATCGGACTTACTGGTTTTAAGGAAGGAACTCCTCTTACTTTAGTTTTGAATCATAAAGATGGAAGTAAGGACGAATTTCAAGTGAACCACACTTATAATGCTCAGCAGATTGAATGGTTTAAGGCAGGAAGCGCTTTGAATTTGATCGGCGGCAAAAAGTAA
- a CDS encoding 1-acyl-sn-glycerol-3-phosphate acyltransferase gives MDPITEKETPKQVQPVYTTKTYSFLIRIVFKARGILFDGFEEHFPASNPKKILEAPYPSILMANHVWEGDVPALAAVYPHIHPSIKFAIPAREDILGKDFLVKEFKPKGLLKLFFLLIDKSGMIPKYLDYIGCVPIKRPFRDNARELLKKGLLRDMVDQEWGYLSDRISEGRNLFLFPEGVFNQDGYMAQVKKGVYFLRTKFKNLNFTSFTLTYDYFSSKKSELHIGYGEQFPIPENADADQVTGIVKEKLGSGYTITAGNLASYMVLKFEGKAKESKEKLFSLLLSLAEKIKSSHPEIYISEKFKTDALKHAFDSFLEKAKKGGFLKLEGNDIVFLEKLFQIPKDLHNLKKKNLVLYHRNQLTYHLPKLDTVWSTIKA, from the coding sequence ATGGACCCTATTACAGAAAAAGAAACTCCAAAACAAGTTCAGCCCGTATACACTACTAAGACCTATAGTTTTTTGATCAGGATCGTATTCAAAGCAAGAGGAATACTCTTTGATGGTTTCGAAGAACATTTCCCAGCGAGTAATCCTAAAAAAATTTTAGAAGCCCCCTATCCTTCTATTCTAATGGCAAACCATGTTTGGGAAGGAGATGTTCCAGCTCTCGCAGCAGTTTATCCTCATATTCATCCATCTATCAAATTTGCGATCCCGGCTAGAGAAGATATATTAGGAAAAGATTTTTTAGTAAAAGAATTCAAACCGAAAGGACTTCTAAAACTATTCTTCTTACTTATAGATAAATCAGGGATGATCCCTAAATATTTGGATTATATCGGTTGTGTTCCGATCAAAAGACCATTCAGAGACAATGCCAGAGAACTTCTAAAAAAAGGACTCTTGAGAGATATGGTAGACCAAGAATGGGGTTATCTTTCTGACAGGATCTCGGAAGGAAGAAACCTTTTTCTATTTCCGGAAGGAGTGTTTAACCAAGACGGATATATGGCGCAGGTGAAAAAAGGGGTCTATTTCCTTAGAACTAAATTCAAAAATTTGAATTTTACTTCTTTCACTTTGACTTATGATTATTTCTCTTCTAAAAAATCGGAACTTCATATTGGTTATGGAGAACAATTCCCTATTCCTGAAAATGCGGATGCAGATCAAGTTACCGGAATCGTAAAAGAAAAATTAGGAAGCGGATATACTATCACTGCAGGAAATTTAGCTTCCTATATGGTCTTAAAATTCGAAGGGAAGGCCAAAGAAAGTAAGGAAAAATTATTTTCACTTCTTTTATCCTTAGCGGAGAAGATCAAAAGTTCTCATCCTGAAATTTATATTTCCGAAAAATTCAAAACAGACGCACTAAAACATGCATTCGATTCCTTTTTAGAGAAGGCCAAAAAAGGGGGGTTCCTAAAATTAGAAGGAAACGATATAGTTTTCTTGGAAAAATTGTTTCAGATCCCAAAAGATCTTCATAATTTAAAGAAGAAAAATTTGGTCTTATATCATAGAAACCAACTCACGTACCATCTTCCTAAACTGGATACGGTATGGTCCACAATCAAAGCCTGA
- a CDS encoding lytic transglycosylase domain-containing protein, whose protein sequence is MKLDDLESYRRIVSRMEEIQGITERFQPKPPAQDGDPTPKKIESEFSQELDSKMKGIFSQENDPTPSDLSSIIERESYKNHLDPNLVKSVIKAESNFKPNAVSSKGAIGLMQLMPGTADILGVENPFDPEENIAGGTKFLADMMKKFGNSDMAIAAYNAGPGAVQKYDGIPPYKETKDYVKKVNRFWKGEY, encoded by the coding sequence ATGAAGTTAGATGATCTAGAATCTTATCGCAGAATTGTCTCCAGAATGGAAGAAATCCAGGGAATCACAGAGAGATTTCAGCCGAAACCTCCCGCTCAGGACGGAGATCCTACACCTAAAAAGATAGAGTCAGAATTTTCCCAAGAGTTGGATTCCAAAATGAAAGGGATTTTCTCCCAGGAGAATGATCCGACTCCTAGTGATCTAAGCAGTATTATAGAAAGGGAATCTTATAAAAATCATTTAGATCCGAACCTGGTCAAATCCGTGATCAAGGCAGAATCCAATTTTAAACCGAATGCGGTTTCTTCTAAAGGTGCGATCGGCTTGATGCAACTTATGCCAGGGACCGCGGATATTTTAGGAGTGGAGAATCCATTTGATCCGGAAGAAAATATCGCAGGTGGGACTAAGTTCCTAGCGGATATGATGAAAAAGTTCGGAAATTCCGATATGGCAATCGCAGCTTATAATGCCGGCCCAGGAGCGGTCCAAAAATACGACGGAATCCCTCCTTATAAAGAAACGAAAGATTACGTGAAAAAGGTAAATCGTTTCTGGAAGGGAGAGTATTAA
- a CDS encoding Cys-rich protein — translation MSPFPFRKIFPYLPIFVLGLAVGTFIAFKYSRGTVVQSGMEWEGKEICLDYCDNLAKCTKKELPQTSEDQLYKVENSCLRGCRKHFDKMQVCLQPEKMASCSELTSCLFGELKKYY, via the coding sequence ATGAGCCCATTCCCTTTCAGAAAAATTTTCCCTTATCTTCCCATTTTCGTTTTGGGCCTGGCCGTGGGCACATTTATCGCTTTCAAATATTCCAGAGGGACTGTGGTTCAGTCCGGTATGGAGTGGGAAGGAAAAGAGATTTGTCTGGATTATTGCGATAATCTTGCGAAATGTACTAAGAAAGAATTACCCCAGACTTCCGAAGACCAATTATATAAGGTGGAAAATTCCTGCCTAAGAGGTTGCCGAAAACATTTCGATAAGATGCAGGTATGTCTTCAGCCCGAGAAGATGGCAAGCTGTTCCGAATTGACTTCTTGTTTGTTCGGAGAATTAAAAAAGTATTATTAA
- a CDS encoding TetR/AcrR family transcriptional regulator codes for MVRTPKKKVKKSKVSKAGAHGSNKGPKKRDRKATETALMKAGIQVFAKKGYDAATTKDIAKTAGANEALIMRYFGGKKGLLEAILTRTDDLGDSATGKKEEETKQLHLDEALVESITERCSDFKHYSDFMKVAVSRIILDPDVSRIIQTKIYTKALPEMIHELEKFKKGGEIDPKADLKSVAFGISSLTFALGFMAQVVYKIPESEIKATIKEMVRILQKGLKPDSK; via the coding sequence ATGGTTCGAACCCCTAAGAAGAAGGTCAAAAAAAGTAAGGTATCCAAAGCGGGTGCCCACGGTTCTAATAAAGGCCCGAAAAAAAGAGACCGAAAGGCAACTGAGACCGCTTTGATGAAGGCGGGGATACAAGTTTTTGCCAAAAAAGGATATGACGCGGCGACCACTAAGGATATCGCCAAAACTGCGGGAGCTAACGAGGCTCTTATAATGCGTTACTTCGGCGGGAAGAAGGGACTTTTAGAAGCAATCCTAACTCGAACCGACGACCTGGGCGATTCAGCTACAGGAAAAAAAGAAGAGGAGACCAAACAACTTCATTTGGATGAGGCCTTAGTCGAGTCCATTACGGAAAGATGTTCCGATTTTAAACATTATTCAGACTTTATGAAAGTCGCAGTCAGCAGGATCATCTTAGATCCGGACGTTAGCAGAATTATCCAAACTAAAATTTATACAAAGGCTCTCCCTGAAATGATCCATGAACTGGAAAAATTCAAGAAGGGAGGAGAGATTGATCCGAAAGCGGATCTAAAGTCGGTAGCATTTGGAATTTCTTCTTTAACCTTTGCGTTAGGATTTATGGCTCAAGTGGTTTATAAAATTCCGGAATCGGAAATCAAAGCAACTATCAAGGAAATGGTGAGGATCTTACAGAAAGGTCTAAAACCGGATTCCAAATAA